From a single Corynebacterium kroppenstedtii DSM 44385 genomic region:
- a CDS encoding PPA1309 family protein: protein MREAVDFIHAEGWDQPPTLFGLVPGTIIARETGNLINEEEEQNLTLVVQDLPEIGSGDELHDYVARTAWPPTVAGAILAHEIMFTIAAEPGSRPRKARLFSGMINGGPDLTLLQLRPTEEELDAAGAFSQDNIELLGGPDIAPEIVELLRSTFEPVEDSDETPVDNASFTTDSDY from the coding sequence ATGCGTGAAGCTGTTGACTTTATTCACGCCGAAGGGTGGGATCAGCCCCCAACATTGTTTGGCTTAGTTCCGGGGACAATTATTGCCCGAGAAACGGGAAACCTCATTAATGAGGAGGAGGAACAAAATTTAACGCTCGTTGTCCAAGACCTACCGGAGATCGGCTCCGGAGACGAGCTTCACGATTACGTCGCCCGGACCGCCTGGCCGCCAACCGTGGCTGGCGCGATCCTGGCCCACGAAATTATGTTCACGATTGCCGCGGAGCCAGGTTCACGTCCTCGCAAAGCTCGGCTATTTAGCGGGATGATTAACGGCGGGCCCGACCTTACCTTGCTTCAGCTACGGCCTACCGAAGAAGAATTGGATGCAGCCGGCGCGTTCAGTCAAGACAACATCGAACTCCTTGGAGGTCCCGATATCGCTCCCGAGATTGTTGAGCTCCTGCGTTCGACGTTTGAGCCTGTCGAAGACAGTGACGAGACGCCCGTCGATAACGCCTCCTTCACGACTGACTCGGACTACTAG
- a CDS encoding UPF0182 family protein, which produces MPKSVKRKAPRRWPVVAVILAIIVMLLPVAVAVFTDVAWFNSMNFGRVYVTELVTRIVLFVVVGLLAAASIWAAAWVAIKYRPLVPEDADPHSPLEAYRQVIVRSSRAVLVGLPLVVGLFAGLAAQSEWRMILMFMHRESFGESDPQFHHDYGFYAFSVPFWSWLLSVLLTLTVVAFVVNLVMNWLLGAIRTGDPRAGKRATVMSQARVQMASIAGIFMVVKAVDYWFDRYRLLSKDHSTFTGGSFTDINAVLPAKIVLLVVSVVVAAAFFAAIFLRDLRIPAMAAVLMVASAGIIGVAWPLVVEQFNVSPNRAAKERDYIERNIKSTRYNYGLTDEHVTYDRNWGADEKSKSDQNESVANDSATISNIRLLDPEAISATFTQQQQLKNFYGFPSDLSIDRYEHNGEMQDYVVAARELDPKSLSGNQQDWINKHTVYTHGNGFIAAPANKVDEVARDVGSSRGGYPIYTVADLQSKDRTKSDDPDTLKIKVDQPRIYYGPRVADTDQDYAIVGDDGSGKPREYDTDGSNYTYEGKGGVGIGNIVSRAMYSLKYQSMNLLLSDAVGKNSKIVYDRDPRDRVHKVAPWLTTDSQTYPAVIDGRIKWIVDGYTSVNNLPYSEHTQISGATEDSLNPDGTEQNTVGNSVSYIRNSVKATVDAYDGTVDLYAFDESDPILKSWRRSFPETVKPKSDISDELMKHLRYPEDLFKIQRELLTRYHVSDPGVFFTNDSFWSVPLDPTASEQGLRDKNQPPYYVVASDPKTGDPSFQLITPLRGLKREFLSAHMAVSSDPKTYGKITVRVLPTDTQTQGPKQAQDTMMSSDQISRERTLLEGSSTLINGNLLTLPVGDGGILYVEPVYSKRKEQESAFPKLLRVLVFYNGQVGYAPTIGEALSQVGIDPKETTTTKEVDGSDKDKSDQNDSDSDSGSNSDDNSGDNKDDSDKNDSSSTAVSPSSDDVKELDDAVQRVRDAKNSGSFEDYGKALDELQKALEKYQSDTGSSGSTQLTDTEGPKLSGSGS; this is translated from the coding sequence GTGCCCAAGTCGGTTAAGCGAAAGGCTCCCCGCCGGTGGCCCGTTGTTGCGGTGATACTGGCCATTATCGTCATGCTGTTGCCTGTCGCAGTAGCTGTTTTTACTGATGTTGCATGGTTTAATTCCATGAACTTCGGCCGAGTGTATGTCACTGAACTCGTCACTCGGATCGTGCTGTTCGTCGTGGTTGGGCTGCTTGCCGCCGCGTCGATATGGGCAGCCGCGTGGGTAGCCATTAAGTATCGCCCTCTTGTTCCCGAAGACGCAGACCCCCACAGTCCGCTCGAGGCCTATCGGCAGGTTATTGTTCGATCCTCACGGGCTGTTCTGGTGGGTTTGCCGCTGGTCGTCGGGCTATTCGCCGGATTAGCTGCACAGTCCGAGTGGCGCATGATCTTGATGTTTATGCATCGTGAGAGCTTCGGCGAATCGGATCCGCAGTTCCACCACGACTACGGGTTCTATGCATTTAGCGTGCCGTTCTGGTCATGGCTGCTCTCGGTCCTGTTGACGCTGACGGTTGTGGCGTTCGTCGTTAACCTCGTCATGAACTGGCTGTTGGGGGCTATCCGGACGGGGGATCCCCGCGCCGGTAAGCGGGCGACGGTGATGAGCCAAGCTCGCGTGCAGATGGCGTCGATCGCCGGAATTTTCATGGTCGTGAAGGCCGTCGACTATTGGTTCGATCGCTATCGCTTGCTGTCTAAGGACCATTCGACATTCACGGGCGGCTCCTTCACCGACATCAATGCTGTGTTGCCCGCAAAGATTGTCTTGCTCGTCGTTTCTGTTGTAGTGGCCGCAGCGTTCTTCGCGGCAATTTTCCTCCGGGATCTCAGGATTCCCGCGATGGCAGCGGTGCTGATGGTGGCGTCGGCAGGAATTATTGGAGTCGCATGGCCCTTGGTGGTGGAGCAGTTCAATGTGTCCCCGAACCGTGCTGCTAAAGAACGCGACTACATTGAGCGGAATATTAAGTCGACGCGGTACAACTATGGCCTGACTGACGAGCACGTCACCTACGACCGCAATTGGGGTGCTGATGAGAAATCGAAGTCGGATCAAAACGAGTCGGTAGCGAATGATTCCGCAACCATTTCGAACATTCGGCTGCTGGACCCCGAAGCGATTTCGGCGACGTTTACTCAGCAGCAGCAGCTGAAGAATTTCTACGGGTTCCCCAGTGATCTGAGCATTGATCGTTATGAACACAACGGTGAGATGCAAGATTATGTGGTCGCTGCCCGTGAGCTTGATCCCAAATCGCTTTCCGGTAACCAGCAAGACTGGATAAACAAGCACACGGTGTACACGCACGGTAACGGTTTTATCGCTGCGCCGGCGAACAAAGTCGATGAGGTTGCCCGCGATGTCGGATCGTCCCGCGGCGGGTACCCAATTTATACCGTGGCTGACTTGCAGTCGAAGGACCGTACTAAGTCGGATGACCCGGATACGTTGAAGATCAAGGTTGATCAGCCGCGTATTTATTATGGCCCCCGTGTGGCTGATACTGATCAGGATTACGCCATTGTCGGCGACGACGGGTCTGGAAAACCGCGTGAGTACGACACTGACGGGTCGAATTACACCTATGAAGGTAAAGGTGGCGTCGGCATCGGAAATATCGTTTCCCGCGCCATGTATTCCCTGAAGTATCAGTCGATGAACCTGTTGCTCTCGGACGCGGTGGGCAAAAATTCCAAGATCGTGTACGACCGTGACCCTCGCGACCGCGTGCATAAGGTTGCCCCGTGGTTGACGACGGATTCACAGACGTACCCGGCGGTTATTGATGGCCGTATCAAGTGGATTGTCGACGGCTACACGTCCGTGAACAACTTGCCGTACTCGGAACACACTCAGATTTCGGGCGCGACGGAGGATTCTCTCAACCCTGATGGGACGGAGCAGAACACCGTCGGCAATAGTGTGAGTTACATCCGTAACTCTGTGAAGGCGACGGTGGATGCTTATGACGGGACAGTTGACCTCTATGCCTTTGATGAATCTGATCCGATTTTGAAGTCGTGGCGGCGCAGTTTCCCGGAGACGGTGAAGCCGAAGTCCGATATTTCTGACGAGTTGATGAAGCACCTCCGCTACCCGGAGGATCTGTTTAAGATTCAGCGTGAATTATTAACGCGGTATCACGTGTCGGACCCGGGCGTGTTCTTCACGAACGACTCGTTCTGGTCGGTTCCCCTGGACCCGACTGCTTCTGAGCAGGGGCTGAGGGATAAGAACCAGCCGCCCTACTACGTCGTCGCGTCGGATCCGAAGACCGGGGATCCCAGTTTCCAGCTGATTACGCCATTGCGCGGTTTGAAGCGCGAGTTCCTCTCTGCTCACATGGCGGTATCGTCGGACCCGAAGACATACGGGAAAATCACGGTTCGTGTCTTGCCGACGGATACTCAGACGCAGGGGCCGAAGCAGGCTCAGGACACGATGATGTCCTCGGATCAGATTTCTCGTGAGCGTACCTTGTTAGAGGGCTCCAGTACGTTGATCAACGGCAACTTGCTGACCTTGCCTGTGGGCGACGGCGGAATCCTTTACGTTGAGCCGGTGTATTCGAAGCGCAAGGAGCAGGAATCCGCGTTCCCGAAGTTGCTGCGTGTGCTCGTGTTCTACAACGGGCAAGTTGGGTACGCACCGACGATCGGTGAGGCGTTGAGCCAGGTCGGCATCGACCCGAAGGAAACAACGACGACGAAGGAAGTGGACGGATCCGATAAGGATAAGTCCGACCAGAATGATTCGGATTCCGATTCCGGATCCAACTCCGACGACAACTCTGGTGATAACAAGGACGACTCTGATAAGAACGACTCAAGTTCCACCGCCGTCAGCCCATCCAGCGATGATGTGAAAGAACTTGATGACGCTGTTCAGAGGGTCCGCGACGCGAAGAACAGTGGATCGTTTGAGGACTACGGTAAAGCCTTGGACGAGCTGCAAAAGGCCTTGGAGAAATACCAGAGTGACACTGGCTCCAGTGGGTCGACACAGCTGACAGATACCGAGGGGCCGAAGCTGTCGGGCAGTGGTTCATAG
- a CDS encoding SDR family oxidoreductase — protein MDTQQGRVHDKVTLITGAASGMGESHARVLASQGAKVALADIADDKGTELAKDLNEKYGEGTAVFVHLDVTDFDNWTEAVKETVEAFGHLDVLVNNAGVFTAGDVEEASLKDWDLTLAIDLTGTFYGMKAAVPELKKRETSSIINISSIAGLVGFKHRAAYAAAKWGVQGLTKTSALDLGKYGIRVNSVHPGSVNTPLTANLKRGFGQIPLDRAAEPTEISQLIVYLASDESTFASGGSFVLDGGETAGNNLRDDQ, from the coding sequence ATGGATACCCAACAAGGACGCGTTCACGACAAAGTCACACTGATCACTGGAGCTGCCTCGGGCATGGGTGAATCCCACGCCCGGGTACTGGCTTCGCAGGGAGCCAAGGTTGCCCTGGCAGATATCGCAGATGACAAGGGCACCGAGCTCGCCAAGGATCTCAACGAGAAGTACGGCGAAGGCACCGCCGTTTTTGTCCACCTCGATGTCACCGATTTCGATAACTGGACCGAGGCAGTAAAAGAAACCGTAGAGGCCTTCGGGCACCTGGATGTTCTGGTCAATAACGCCGGAGTTTTCACCGCAGGTGATGTGGAAGAGGCTTCGCTGAAGGACTGGGATCTGACCCTGGCCATTGACCTCACCGGAACGTTCTACGGCATGAAGGCTGCTGTTCCGGAGCTCAAGAAGAGGGAGACGTCCTCGATCATCAACATTTCTTCCATCGCGGGGCTCGTCGGTTTTAAACACCGTGCGGCCTATGCCGCCGCCAAGTGGGGTGTTCAGGGGCTGACCAAGACCTCGGCTCTGGATCTGGGCAAATACGGCATCCGCGTCAATTCCGTCCACCCCGGCAGCGTGAACACCCCATTGACGGCGAACCTCAAGCGCGGATTCGGCCAGATTCCGCTCGACCGAGCTGCCGAGCCAACCGAAATCTCCCAGCTCATCGTGTACTTAGCCTCCGACGAATCCACGTTCGCCTCCGGCGGATCCTTCGTCTTAGACGGTGGAGAAACCGCGGGAAACAACTTACGCGACGATCAATAG
- a CDS encoding ABC transporter permease, with the protein MSTLRLRRIFPGHRPTDNPIDRHRRRSISASSHSRRRDIGILMLRRLCSLPLLALAVTAAMFFLASLSPFDPREAYTHGNAGALTDEQREDLVRTLHIGGPWYASWWSWVTSVCTGELGTSRFYRMPVADVLAQRLGWSILLRSLALVLTLVVSFVLGIMAGLREDGIVDRFVGFIATLLQSLPSFVLTLIALLFFCLWIPIAPAGGLTDPGQPVTVASTLRHVTLPALILGISQLPWFLLSLRASVREAIQSEAITGTRIRWLSHRTVMLHHIVPLSLPSYFALIGSRLPEVIVGSTIIESIFGWPGLG; encoded by the coding sequence GTGTCTACACTGAGACTGCGCCGAATTTTCCCAGGCCACAGGCCTACAGATAACCCGATCGATCGCCATCGTCGACGATCGATCTCGGCGTCTAGCCACAGCCGCCGGCGTGACATCGGGATCCTTATGCTCCGCCGGCTCTGCTCCCTGCCGCTTCTCGCGTTGGCAGTCACGGCCGCGATGTTCTTCTTGGCGTCGCTCAGCCCCTTCGACCCGCGCGAAGCCTATACCCACGGCAACGCCGGAGCTTTAACCGACGAACAACGTGAGGATCTGGTCCGAACCCTCCATATTGGAGGCCCCTGGTACGCCTCCTGGTGGTCATGGGTGACCAGTGTCTGCACAGGTGAGCTGGGAACATCACGGTTCTATCGCATGCCGGTAGCCGACGTCCTCGCGCAGCGGCTAGGGTGGTCGATCCTTCTAAGGTCGCTGGCCCTGGTCCTAACCTTGGTCGTCTCATTCGTGCTCGGCATCATGGCGGGCCTTCGTGAAGATGGCATCGTCGACCGTTTCGTCGGTTTTATTGCGACTCTGCTGCAGTCTCTCCCGTCCTTTGTGCTTACACTTATTGCTCTGTTGTTCTTCTGCCTGTGGATCCCCATAGCCCCCGCCGGCGGGCTCACAGATCCCGGGCAACCGGTGACGGTGGCGAGCACGCTCCGCCATGTCACTCTCCCCGCCCTCATCCTGGGGATTAGCCAGCTTCCCTGGTTCCTGTTGAGCCTCCGGGCCTCAGTCCGCGAGGCAATTCAGTCGGAAGCAATCACCGGTACCCGTATCCGCTGGCTGAGCCACCGCACGGTGATGTTGCACCACATCGTTCCGCTGTCGTTACCCTCCTATTTTGCGCTCATCGGATCACGTCTCCCCGAAGTCATCGTGGGCTCAACCATCATCGAATCGATCTTCGGCTGGCCGGGCCTCGGGTAA
- a CDS encoding ABC transporter ATP-binding protein — MMNNVESGNALVHCANLSVARGKWPRAHTVIHNVSFDLPEGSITGLLGPSGCGKTTLMRALIGVQKTSGGTITIAGLPAGSRKLRSAIGYTSQALSLYPDISVYENLRYFAGLYGLRGAKRDTRIAEVLQRVGLASHRDRPVQQLSGGQAGRVSLACALVVQPQLLVLDEPTVGLDPLTRQELWQLFRELADAGTPLLISSHVLDEAARCDSVLFMREGRLLAHDTIAELQATTHTNTPEEAFIALAGKEGEV, encoded by the coding sequence ATGATGAATAATGTTGAATCCGGCAACGCACTCGTGCATTGCGCAAACCTATCAGTCGCCCGCGGTAAATGGCCGCGAGCGCACACCGTCATCCACAACGTGAGCTTTGACCTGCCAGAAGGCTCTATCACGGGCTTGCTGGGGCCGAGCGGCTGCGGCAAGACCACACTGATGCGAGCACTCATCGGGGTCCAGAAAACCAGCGGCGGCACCATCACGATTGCCGGCCTGCCAGCCGGCAGCCGGAAGCTGCGCTCCGCAATCGGCTACACCTCGCAGGCACTGTCGCTCTACCCGGATATTTCGGTGTACGAAAACCTGCGCTACTTCGCAGGGCTCTACGGGCTACGCGGAGCGAAGCGAGATACCCGCATTGCCGAAGTACTGCAGCGTGTCGGGCTGGCATCGCACCGCGACCGCCCAGTCCAGCAACTGTCCGGCGGGCAGGCGGGCCGGGTGTCGCTAGCTTGTGCGCTGGTGGTGCAGCCGCAGCTCTTGGTCCTCGACGAGCCAACGGTGGGGCTGGATCCTTTAACCCGCCAGGAGTTGTGGCAGCTTTTTCGCGAGCTTGCCGACGCCGGAACCCCCCTGCTGATTTCCTCACATGTGCTCGACGAAGCAGCGCGCTGCGACAGTGTGCTGTTCATGCGCGAAGGCCGACTCCTAGCGCACGACACGATCGCGGAACTGCAAGCAACTACCCACACGAATACCCCGGAGGAAGCCTTCATCGCGCTCGCCGGGAAGGAAGGCGAGGTCTAG
- a CDS encoding ABC transporter permease, with translation MATKTTANQLASFRRIMMQLRSDKPTIALLVVVPPALLTLLYFVYDDQTANPGSRKIFASIGPVMLAILPMVLMFIVTSVAMLRERKNGTLERVLCTPLQKWNLIGSYALVFSFFSLIQASVLTWLLLEVFDVPIQGQWHNLLLLAALNAIVGVAFGLLASAFARSEFQAVQFVPLFIAPQIFLCGLLVPVAHMPGVLEGVAKLLPMTWAVDVVKDIVANPELSDASWSNLWGLLALSVIVLVIAALTMPRRTR, from the coding sequence ATGGCTACGAAGACTACTGCAAACCAGTTAGCGAGCTTCCGACGAATCATGATGCAGTTGCGCTCGGACAAGCCAACCATTGCGCTGCTCGTCGTGGTCCCGCCCGCCCTGTTGACCCTGCTGTATTTCGTGTATGACGACCAAACAGCCAACCCCGGCAGTAGGAAAATTTTCGCAAGTATTGGGCCCGTGATGCTCGCCATCTTGCCAATGGTGTTGATGTTCATCGTCACCTCAGTGGCGATGCTACGCGAGCGCAAAAACGGCACACTTGAGCGCGTGCTGTGCACGCCGTTGCAAAAATGGAACCTCATCGGCTCCTACGCTTTGGTATTCAGCTTCTTTTCTCTCATCCAGGCGTCAGTACTCACCTGGCTGCTCCTCGAAGTTTTCGACGTCCCCATCCAAGGGCAGTGGCACAACCTGTTACTGCTTGCGGCGCTCAACGCAATAGTGGGTGTGGCGTTTGGGCTCCTGGCGAGCGCGTTTGCCCGTAGCGAGTTCCAGGCAGTGCAGTTTGTCCCGCTGTTTATCGCTCCGCAGATTTTCCTGTGCGGATTGCTGGTCCCTGTTGCCCACATGCCTGGGGTGCTTGAGGGCGTCGCAAAACTCTTGCCCATGACTTGGGCGGTGGATGTTGTCAAAGACATTGTTGCCAACCCCGAACTTTCCGACGCTTCCTGGAGTAACCTTTGGGGACTGCTCGCGCTAAGCGTTATAGTGCTGGTCATCGCGGCGCTGACCATGCCACGGCGCACAAGGTAA
- a CDS encoding ABC transporter permease has translation MFKHLFTPRSSGLSLAWISVITIVVIVVYAIIVPIVLPEDQTTVNFANAYSPPSSDYWFGTDSGGHDLFVRTAQALRISLIIAVITAIFSAIIGTLIEVTAALADGFLDRLTMRFVDGMNALPHLILVLVVVSLFKGSATAIVLALVATHWIPIARITRAQVLTMRHSDYIQAAYLGGRGHRWVIGHHLVPGVLSQSVVGLVLLVPHAIWHESTLSFLDVGLPAHRAALGTLLRGAQGGVLLGSWWILVFPALFLVVFCLAVSHVGHSLVSVVNDYGRREDLADASHSE, from the coding sequence ATGTTTAAGCACCTATTTACGCCTCGGTCGTCGGGGTTATCACTTGCCTGGATTTCAGTGATCACCATTGTGGTGATCGTTGTCTATGCGATCATCGTGCCCATTGTCCTGCCAGAGGATCAAACGACGGTTAACTTCGCGAATGCGTACAGTCCCCCGAGCTCGGACTACTGGTTTGGTACGGATTCGGGCGGGCATGATCTATTTGTCCGCACCGCACAGGCACTGAGGATTTCGCTGATCATCGCGGTGATCACGGCCATATTCTCAGCGATTATTGGAACCCTGATCGAAGTGACCGCTGCCCTCGCCGATGGATTCCTTGACCGCCTGACCATGCGTTTTGTTGATGGAATGAACGCGCTCCCGCACCTCATCCTCGTCCTCGTCGTGGTCTCCCTTTTCAAAGGATCAGCCACCGCGATCGTGCTGGCCCTCGTTGCCACCCACTGGATTCCCATCGCCCGTATCACCCGAGCGCAGGTGCTCACCATGAGGCACTCGGATTACATCCAGGCCGCCTACCTCGGCGGACGCGGCCATCGGTGGGTAATCGGGCACCATCTTGTGCCCGGCGTGCTCAGCCAGTCCGTCGTCGGCCTTGTTTTGCTGGTTCCGCACGCGATTTGGCATGAATCAACCTTGTCGTTCCTGGATGTCGGGCTTCCCGCGCACAGGGCAGCGCTCGGTACCCTCCTTCGCGGTGCTCAGGGCGGGGTGCTCCTGGGCAGCTGGTGGATCCTGGTGTTCCCAGCATTGTTCCTTGTCGTGTTTTGCTTAGCAGTGTCGCATGTGGGGCACTCGCTAGTTTCCGTTGTTAATGACTATGGGCGAAGGGAGGATCTAGCTGATGCCTCTCACTCCGAATGA
- a CDS encoding TetR/AcrR family transcriptional regulator, with the protein MDTPTTLGAKALETKERIAHTAVEMFSQRGFANTSVRAIAREAGVDQALLHKYFGSKKELFAACVSARARTLYHVEEFAHWPVEQLGKKIALNVDRALSSPEGNVMLAIMRSILDESEAGPHDPNSGISTKLVPQLEALVRRAHAAPLPEGEVTLRATLVLSQLAGALITRHILRLPAFTALSSDEVAATIGPTLQRYLAEPLEGSPLP; encoded by the coding sequence TTGGACACACCAACCACGTTGGGGGCAAAAGCGCTGGAAACAAAGGAACGGATCGCGCACACCGCCGTAGAAATGTTTAGCCAGCGCGGATTTGCCAACACATCAGTGCGGGCAATTGCGCGAGAGGCCGGGGTTGACCAAGCGCTCTTACACAAGTACTTCGGCAGCAAAAAAGAACTCTTCGCGGCCTGCGTTTCCGCGCGGGCGCGCACCTTGTACCACGTCGAAGAGTTCGCGCACTGGCCAGTCGAGCAGCTGGGAAAGAAAATTGCGCTGAACGTGGATCGGGCGCTGTCCAGCCCAGAAGGCAACGTGATGTTAGCGATTATGCGCAGCATCCTCGACGAATCAGAAGCCGGGCCCCACGATCCCAACTCGGGGATCTCGACGAAGTTGGTGCCGCAGCTCGAAGCGTTGGTGCGACGCGCCCATGCGGCGCCGCTTCCAGAAGGCGAAGTGACGCTGCGCGCGACGCTGGTACTCAGTCAGCTCGCCGGGGCGCTCATAACCCGTCACATCCTGCGCCTGCCTGCCTTTACAGCGCTGAGCAGCGACGAAGTTGCCGCCACTATCGGCCCGACGCTGCAGCGCTACCTCGCCGAGCCACTGGAAGGTTCGCCCTTGCCATAA
- a CDS encoding ATP-binding cassette domain-containing protein, with amino-acid sequence MPQSAATFLTPVRTVGSHLIETITELTPSADAPQKIETLLDQVHLPNHVANLYPHELPGGMAQRVAVAFALAGDPEVVIADEPTASLDPELKSSLFSLLRDIAHADRAVLLITHDVTELRDAGIADRLSVMYASHFC; translated from the coding sequence ATCCCGCAGTCCGCGGCCACTTTTCTCACCCCGGTCCGAACCGTCGGTAGCCATCTTATCGAGACGATCACCGAGCTCACCCCGTCTGCGGACGCGCCCCAGAAAATCGAGACGCTGCTGGATCAGGTCCACCTGCCGAACCACGTGGCGAACCTTTACCCCCACGAATTGCCTGGCGGAATGGCCCAACGAGTAGCCGTCGCCTTCGCCCTTGCCGGCGATCCCGAAGTCGTGATTGCCGACGAGCCCACGGCCTCCTTGGACCCCGAATTGAAATCCTCCCTGTTCTCGCTTTTGCGAGATATTGCCCACGCTGACCGCGCGGTCCTCTTGATCACGCACGATGTGACGGAACTGCGGGACGCTGGGATCGCCGATCGGTTAAGCGTGATGTATGCCTCCCATTTTTGTTGA
- a CDS encoding ABC transporter ATP-binding protein, which yields MPPIFVEQGAASAVLEHPHDPYTRALLAALPSGGMVPIPGFPPSLVDLDDSVTFESRVEEAEQISDASHESSPAELASERKTHPQVWEGSKITKSFSDKKTSSPVLDHLDISIHSGEIVGLAGPSGSGKTTLARIMCGLLNADEETVTCGGEEIRNITSVIGGRRQARGKINMFFQSPRKACNPRFNFRHIIEETSHGMTAEEAATEVQLTPDLLDRRPSQVSDGQLQRAILARVLASEPDFVVCDEVTAMLDPGTAAHTMTMLTSWAREGGTGILIISHSPELLRTCCDRQIHIESLALSRG from the coding sequence ATGCCTCCCATTTTTGTTGAACAAGGTGCAGCGTCGGCGGTCCTGGAACACCCCCATGACCCGTACACTCGGGCTCTGCTTGCTGCACTTCCCTCCGGTGGCATGGTACCGATCCCCGGCTTCCCTCCCTCGTTGGTCGACCTGGACGATTCTGTCACCTTTGAATCACGCGTGGAAGAAGCGGAGCAGATTTCCGATGCTTCGCACGAAAGCTCGCCGGCAGAGTTAGCGTCGGAAAGAAAAACTCATCCCCAGGTCTGGGAAGGCTCGAAGATTACGAAGAGCTTTAGCGACAAGAAGACGTCGAGCCCCGTTCTGGACCACCTGGATATTTCTATCCACTCGGGAGAAATTGTGGGTCTCGCCGGACCGTCAGGATCTGGTAAGACGACGCTGGCCAGGATTATGTGTGGGCTGCTTAATGCTGACGAGGAAACCGTGACATGTGGCGGGGAGGAAATTCGGAATATTACGTCCGTTATCGGGGGCCGCAGGCAGGCGCGTGGAAAGATCAACATGTTCTTTCAGTCGCCGCGGAAGGCATGCAACCCCCGGTTCAACTTCCGCCACATTATTGAAGAAACCAGCCACGGAATGACGGCCGAAGAAGCAGCGACGGAGGTCCAACTAACACCGGATCTGCTTGATCGTCGCCCCTCGCAAGTTTCGGACGGGCAACTCCAGCGGGCGATATTGGCACGTGTGTTGGCAAGCGAACCGGACTTTGTCGTCTGCGATGAGGTCACTGCCATGCTGGACCCGGGAACAGCTGCGCACACCATGACCATGCTGACGTCCTGGGCGCGCGAAGGCGGAACTGGAATTCTGATCATCAGCCATAGCCCCGAGCTTCTTCGCACCTGCTGTGACCGGCAGATTCATATCGAAAGCCTTGCGCTAAGCCGTGGGTAA